The region CCTCGCGCCGCACCAGGGTCATGGTGCCGTGCTGGATGATGGCGTTGCGCTCGTTGCGATGCACCATGCCGATCTCGAAAAAGCCGTTGTACTCCCAGTTGATCATGGTCTTGAACAGATCGCCGCTCCATTCGCGATTGTCCTGGGGCGCCTGCACGAAGCCGACCTCGGGTTTTTCAAAATAGGGCACCAGGGAGCGCAGCCAGCTCGAATGCACCACGTAGTCGGCATCAATGACGCCGATCACCTGGGCCTCGGGATCGGTCTGGGTCAGGCCGAAATTCAGCGCCCCGGCCTTGAAACCGGGCCAGTTGGCGAGATGGAAGAAGCGAAAGCGCGGCCCGAGCTTCCGGCAGTATTCCTCCACAGGCTGCCAGACCTCGTCCTTGACGGTATTGTTGTCGAGCACCAGCACTTCAAAGTCGGGATAATCAAGGCGCGCCAGCCCGTCGAGGGTCTGCTTGACCAGCTCGGGCGGCTCGTTGTGGATGGCCAGATGAATGGACACCTTGGGCAGCTTCTGATAGCGACTCGGGGGCAGCGGGCGGAAATGACGCTTCCATTTGTCCACCCAGAGCACCTCGGTCATCTCCAGGCCACTGGTGAGCACCACCAGCAGCAGGGCGGCCTGGGCGGGCAGCAGCAGTCCCCAGACGATGAGCCCGGCGAGGGTCATATCGGAGACCAACGGCAGCGCCGCGCTCCAGATGAGCAGGGACGCGGCCCCTTGCAGCAGTGCCGCGTAGAAGAGCCGGCCGCGCCGGCGCAGATTGTTCCACTGACGCAGGAAGATGGCCATGGGGCCCAGGGCGAGCAGGGTGGCCAGCAGCGGCTGCAGCACCCAGTAACGCACTTCGAGAACTTCGCCGGTCATGGAAAATTTGGGGCGACGGTCGACATCGAACAGGCCCCAGTGGACCCCCGCCAGGCCCTCCGCCTTTCTCTTCCACGACTGGTCGAAGGCTTCCATGATGAAGTAGTCGAGTCCCTGCGCCGCAGCGACATTGAGAAATTCACGGATGAAGCGCGCTTGGCCGGTGAGCGACGGATTGGCCTTTTCCTGACGGATGCCGCCGCTCGGCCAGCCGATCTCGCCGATGAGGATCGGCTTGTGGGGAAAGGCGAGCTGCACGCGGCGATAGGACTCCATCGCCCACTTCAGCGCGTCCTTTTCCGCGATGCCCTCCCAGTAGGGCAGCAGGTGAATGGTGATGAAATCGACCTCCTCGGCCAGCTCCGGATACTTGAGCCAGACGTGCCAGGGCTCGGCGGTGCTGACCGGCACGCCGACCGAGGCGCGCACCTCGCGCAGGTATTCGGCCATCTGGCGCGTGCTCAGATCGCCGCGCAGCACCGCCTCGTTGCCGACGATGACGCGCCCGACGTTGTCGTAGCGGTTGGCGTTGGCGATGAGATTGGCGATTTCACGCTGGTTGTTTTCCGGACGCCGGTCGAGCCAGGCGCCCGCCGTGACCTTGAGCCCTCGGGCACGCGCCAAGGAGGGAATGACTTCCAGGCCGTCGGCCGAGGAATAGGTACGCACCTCCCCCGCCCAGCCTTCGAGCAGGGCCAGATCCTGGTCGATCTGCTCCGCCTTGGGATAAATCTTTTTGTAGGGATCCTGCCCCTTCTGATAGGGGCTGAAGGAGACGCCGTTGATCAGGCCGGTATAGGTGACGGGTCGCGCCGGCCGGTTGAAGGCGGCCCAGACCAGCAGATTGGCGAGAATGACAAGGAGCACGATGGCGAGGGTGGATTTGCGCATAGGTCGTCTTCTGACTTCCTCCGGAAAGGAGAGTGAACGTCGTCCGGAAAAATTTCCCCCTACACAACAAAAGCCCTTCACCGGACGCGAAGGGCATTGCCAAGATCGATTCAGATTTTCAAAGCCCTTCGCCCCTCTCGGGCATGCGGGCAACTTCGAGAGCGGATTCTACGGCCATTGCCCAATCCCTGTCAATCGGGAAAATCGCACGGCTCAAAAACCGGGCAGCTCCGCCTTGACTTTTTCCACGCCGAGCAACTCGATGTCGAACACCAGCTCGCGTCCGGCCAGGGGATGGTTGGCGTCCAGGGTGACGCTGTCCTCACCCAGCGCCGTGACCAGAACCACGAAGCGATTGCCCTCGGCCGAGGTCACTTCCAACTGGCGACCCACCTCCAGGGGCAGGTTGTCGGGCAACAGACTGCGCTTGACCTCCTCGACCAGATCGGCGCGGTGGGCGCCATAGGCCTGCTCGGGAGCAATCGTTACAGTCTTGCGGCCGCCCTGGTACATGCCGACGATCGCCTGGTCGAAGCCGGAGATCACTTCGCCGCGCCCGATGATGAATTGCAGGGGGCGCTCGGGCGGCGAGGCATCGAACACCGTCCCGTCGCCGAGGCGTCCTGTGTATTGTACCTTGACGATATCTCCCTGGTCCGCTCGAATCATCGGCATGCTCCTTTTCAGCAAAAATCAGCCTGCCCTTCATACTCCGTTCCCCCCCGCGCTGTCAACCTCGACCGGCCTTGGCCACAGCCTTTCGCGTCGGCGAAAAGACTTGCCATCAGGCGTTTTTTCCCTTAAAAACCACGCCATCATCCCGCTTACGGAGAATTGCCGTGCCTGAATCCGATGACAACCTGTTTCGCCGCATCCGCAAACTCACCGGCCGCGCCATCGGCGACTTCAACCTCATCGAGGAGGGCGACCGCATCGCCGTGGGCGTCTCCGGCGGCAAGGATTCCTACACCCTGCTGCACGTCCTTGAAGCCCTGCGGCGCAAGGCACCGGTGCGCTACGAACTGGTGGCGGTCAACATCGACGCCGGCTATCCCGGCTACCGCAAGGAGGTGGTCGAAGAGCATCTGCGCGAACATGGCTTCAGCTATCGCATGCAGAGCACCAACAGCTATCAGGTCATCGAGGAAAAGCGCCGTCCCGGCTCGTCCTACTGCTCCTTCTGCGCCCGTTTGCGCCGCGGCGTGCTCTACAGCCTGGCCGATGAGCTGGGCTGCAACAAGATCGCCCTCGGTCATCACCTCGACGACTTCATCGAGACGCTGCTGCTCAACCAGTTCTATGTCGGCACCCTGGCCGCCATGAGCCCCAAGCTGCAGGCCGACAACGGCCGCCACACCGTCATTCGCCCGCTGGTCTACGTGGAAGAACAGGACATCATCGCCTTCAGTCGCGATCGGCGCTTGCCCGTCATCTGCTGCGCCTGCCCGGTGTGCGGGGTGATCGACCAGAAACGCAAGCGCATGAAGCGGCTGATCCGCGAACTCAAGGAGGAAATCCCCCAGATCCGCCAGTCCCTGCTGGGGGCCCTGGGCAATGTCCATCCACGGCATCTGCTCGACAAGGAACTGCGGGAGTTCTGAGGCGTTCGCGGAACATTTCTTGCTGCGCAATCCAAACCGGCGACGGGGCTTGGTTCGCCGCTGGCGGCCAGGAGGATTTCCGTTACACTTTGCACATTGCCACCCCGGGAGATCGCGCATGAAATGCCAATGCGGGGGCGAATTCGAACTGGCCCTGGCGCGCAACGTCCAACAGCTGCTCCTGCCCAAGAGCTCGCCGAGCTGCCATTGGTGCTGTTTCGGCGTGAAAAATCTCATGGCCAACGGCCTGGGCGGCGATTTTTTCGACTTCATCACCATGCCCGACGGCTGCCAGGCCGTGTTTCTCGGCGACGTCACCGGCCACGGCCTGCATGCCTCGGTGGTCATGAGCCTGCTCTACGGCTTCATTCACCGCGCCTGCCTGAAAAGCTGCTCACCGCTGGAAACCGTGCTCGAAACCAATCAGTTTCTGCAATCCTTCGCCGAGCGCTCGGTGAAATACGATCATTTCTTTTCCTCGACGCTGTTTTTCGGCGTCATCAATCCCGACACCCTGGAGATGCAGTTCGTCAACTGCGGGCATCTGCCCCCCATGGTGCGCCGCGACAAACACCTCTTCACCCTCAACTCCACGGGCCCGCCCATCGGCTTCTTCGAGCGCCCCGACATCGAAATGCGCAGCTTTCGCTTCGAGAAAAACGACCGGCTGCTGCTCTACACCGACGGCATCTCCGAGGCGACCAACGCCGACAACCACATGTTTGGTCTGCGCCGCCTCAGCCAGCTGCTCATGCACAGCGATGACAACTATCTGGAATTCCTCGACAAAATCTTCGCGGAACTGAAAAACTTCGGCGCGCCCAATCCCCCCCAGGACGACTGCACCGCCATCATCATGGATTTTCATCCCTTCCTGCCGCCGGTTCCCAAGGGTCAGAGCCTGCCTCCTTGACAGGTCGTTGAAAAACTCTCAACGACCTGGTGATGCACCCCAGCCCCAATTCTCAAGAAAATGACCAATGAGCTCAGCCCCGCAAAAAAAAAACGGCCGAAGAAATCCGGCCGTTTTTTTGCGGGCTGACATTTGTCCTTGGCTAATTACGATCACGCCTCTCGCGTAAAAAGTTGCTGCGGCCATCGTCCCCCAGGGCATCGAGCAGGGCACGGTCCTCACGGCCGTCGCGCGCCGCCACCAGCGCGGGGAAGGAGAACGCGTCGAGGGCTTCGCCGACCGCGAGGGTGCCCACCGCCGAATCCTTGCGTCCGGTGAAGGGCAGGCAATCGGGGCCGCGCTGGCACTTGCAGTTGAGATTGACCCGCGCCACGCGATTGACCAGGCCGTCGATGAGCGGCGCCAGCTCGCCTTCGTCGCGGCCGAACAGGCTGATCTGCTGAGCATAGTCCGAATCGCGCAGAAAGTCGTCGATGGCGGAAAACTCGGCGAAGGGCGCCACCGGCACCAGGGGGCCGAACTGCTCCTCGCGATACAGGCGCATGGCGGGGGTCACGGGCGCCACCAGCGCCGGCCGAAAAAAGGAACCGACACAGGTGCCGCCACCCGGATTGAGAACACGCGCGCCCAGCGCCAGGGCATCATCGAGGAGCGCGCGCAAATAGGCGGGCCGCTCGGGCTCGGCCAGAGGCGTGATCCACACCCCCTTCTCCCAGGGCATCCCCTGGCGGATGCGGCTCAGGGCGACGAGAAACTGCTCGAGAAACGCCTCGATCAGCGATTCGTGGACAAAGAGGATCTTGAGCGCCGTGCAGCGCTGCCCGTTGAAGGCCAGACTGCCCAGCAAGCACTCGCGCACCGCCCGCTCGAGGTCGGCGCCGGGCAGAACGACGGCGGCATTTTTCGCGCCCAGGCCAAGCACCGGGGTGAGACGCAGCGGCCGCGGATGGGCGCGCAGCAGACGCTGCGCCACCGCGCCCGAGCCGATGAAGGCCAGCACATCGATGCGGCCCGTCGCCATCAGCGGTTCGAGCAGTTCCTCGCCTTCGCCGTAGATCACATTGACCACCCCGGGCGGCAACACTTCGCGAAACAGACCGAGCAGGGGGCGAAACAGCAGCACGCCGATCCGGGGCGGCTTGAGCAGTACCGTGTTGCCCATGGCCAGGGCCGGCAGCAGGGTGGCGAAGGTTTCGTTGAGGGGGTAGTTGAACGGCCCCAGGCACAACACCACGCCCAGGGGCGCGCGCCCGCGGCGCGCGGCGATGCCCTCGGCGCTCAGCAGGGCGCCTTCCTCGGCGCGGCGCCGCTCGAGGTCGGCGAGGGTTTCATCGAAGTAATGCAGGGTGCGATCGAATTCGGCCTCGGCTTCGGCAAGGCTCTTGCCCACCTCCCACAGGAGCAGCGGCACGATTTCGCCGCGCCGCTCGGCAAGGCCCGCGCGCAGCGCCTGCAAGACCTGCCGCCGAGCCGCGCTGCCCAGGGTCGGCCAAATGCCGCGGCCCGCGTCGAAAGCCGCGCAGGCCGCATCGAGGGCGTCGACGGCCGCCGCCCAATCCAGGCGCGGCACCCGCCCCAGAAGGCGCGGCCGCAACTGGCCGGCACGGCGCACCGGCAGGGGCGAAAAGACCTCCTGCAGGGGGCCATCCCAGACGCGCAACCGCCCCCCCGCCAGATATTCGCGCTGATCCTCGGCGCGCGGCGCGGGACAAAAGACCGGCAGATCCTGCTCTTCGGGGAAAATCTCGATCCTCACCTCGCCCTCGATCATTCAGGGAACCTCTTCGCGGGAAAACCCCGCCGCGCCGCGGGCGAGGGTCGCCAGGCGATCGGCGGCCACGCGATCCCCGTCGCAAGGCAGTTCCTGCGCCGGGGCGGGTTCACGGAGCAAGGCCTCCAGGTCATCGCCCCAATCGCCGCTCAGCAGTTTGGCGTTGTCGATGAAGCGCGAGCGCGCATAGCGCCGCAATCCCTCAACCAGCAGCGCCTGTTCGCGAAATTCGCCGCGCGAGGCGTAGAGCACGGCCGTGTCGTTGGCGATGGCTTCGGAAACGATGCCGTAGCCGGGCTTGGTCACCACCACGTCGGCCGCCCCGACCAGGCTGGGATAGGCCAGAGCACCGGGGACAAGGCGGATGAGGTTGTCCACCGGCACGGCAGGCGCAGTTTCGCTGACGAAGACCCAGTCGCGCAAGCGCTCCAGGGCGGAGACATCGAAATCGGCCAGACCAAAGCCGCCGAAGGAGATCAGCGCCAGCCGTTGCTCCGGGGCGACCCCCAGGTAGC is a window of Geoalkalibacter sp. DNA encoding:
- a CDS encoding glycosyltransferase: MRKSTLAIVLLVILANLLVWAAFNRPARPVTYTGLINGVSFSPYQKGQDPYKKIYPKAEQIDQDLALLEGWAGEVRTYSSADGLEVIPSLARARGLKVTAGAWLDRRPENNQREIANLIANANRYDNVGRVIVGNEAVLRGDLSTRQMAEYLREVRASVGVPVSTAEPWHVWLKYPELAEEVDFITIHLLPYWEGIAEKDALKWAMESYRRVQLAFPHKPILIGEIGWPSGGIRQEKANPSLTGQARFIREFLNVAAAQGLDYFIMEAFDQSWKRKAEGLAGVHWGLFDVDRRPKFSMTGEVLEVRYWVLQPLLATLLALGPMAIFLRQWNNLRRRGRLFYAALLQGAASLLIWSAALPLVSDMTLAGLIVWGLLLPAQAALLLVVLTSGLEMTEVLWVDKWKRHFRPLPPSRYQKLPKVSIHLAIHNEPPELVKQTLDGLARLDYPDFEVLVLDNNTVKDEVWQPVEEYCRKLGPRFRFFHLANWPGFKAGALNFGLTQTDPEAQVIGVIDADYVVHSSWLRSLVPYFEKPEVGFVQAPQDNREWSGDLFKTMINWEYNGFFEIGMVHRNERNAIIQHGTMTLVRREALQGQGGWSEWCICEDAELGMRLFAKGYEAVYVNFNFGDGITPFTFAGYKGQRFRWTYGAIQILRRHWRWLLPGNPSGLSAGQKFHFATGWFPWFADAFHLLFTFAGIFWTIGLLAAPKYFEFPLAPFIVPTLGLFLFKVSHALVLYRARVNCTFWQSVGAAIAGMGLTHVIARAVFKGLFYKNEPFLRTPKGENQPALFKGFLMAWEEWQICALLWLSAGATWWRFGLGSPEALLWGVLLLVQSLPYGAALLTSMANCMPTAHLRVARWLTLARRSSLGLLRLRWLGARRPSAG
- a CDS encoding FKBP-type peptidyl-prolyl cis-trans isomerase, whose product is MIRADQGDIVKVQYTGRLGDGTVFDASPPERPLQFIIGRGEVISGFDQAIVGMYQGGRKTVTIAPEQAYGAHRADLVEEVKRSLLPDNLPLEVGRQLEVTSAEGNRFVVLVTALGEDSVTLDANHPLAGRELVFDIELLGVEKVKAELPGF
- the ttcA gene encoding tRNA 2-thiocytidine(32) synthetase TtcA; the encoded protein is MPESDDNLFRRIRKLTGRAIGDFNLIEEGDRIAVGVSGGKDSYTLLHVLEALRRKAPVRYELVAVNIDAGYPGYRKEVVEEHLREHGFSYRMQSTNSYQVIEEKRRPGSSYCSFCARLRRGVLYSLADELGCNKIALGHHLDDFIETLLLNQFYVGTLAAMSPKLQADNGRHTVIRPLVYVEEQDIIAFSRDRRLPVICCACPVCGVIDQKRKRMKRLIRELKEEIPQIRQSLLGALGNVHPRHLLDKELREF
- a CDS encoding PP2C family protein-serine/threonine phosphatase — translated: MKCQCGGEFELALARNVQQLLLPKSSPSCHWCCFGVKNLMANGLGGDFFDFITMPDGCQAVFLGDVTGHGLHASVVMSLLYGFIHRACLKSCSPLETVLETNQFLQSFAERSVKYDHFFSSTLFFGVINPDTLEMQFVNCGHLPPMVRRDKHLFTLNSTGPPIGFFERPDIEMRSFRFEKNDRLLLYTDGISEATNADNHMFGLRRLSQLLMHSDDNYLEFLDKIFAELKNFGAPNPPQDDCTAIIMDFHPFLPPVPKGQSLPP
- a CDS encoding aldehyde dehydrogenase family protein, whose protein sequence is MIEGEVRIEIFPEEQDLPVFCPAPRAEDQREYLAGGRLRVWDGPLQEVFSPLPVRRAGQLRPRLLGRVPRLDWAAAVDALDAACAAFDAGRGIWPTLGSAARRQVLQALRAGLAERRGEIVPLLLWEVGKSLAEAEAEFDRTLHYFDETLADLERRRAEEGALLSAEGIAARRGRAPLGVVLCLGPFNYPLNETFATLLPALAMGNTVLLKPPRIGVLLFRPLLGLFREVLPPGVVNVIYGEGEELLEPLMATGRIDVLAFIGSGAVAQRLLRAHPRPLRLTPVLGLGAKNAAVVLPGADLERAVRECLLGSLAFNGQRCTALKILFVHESLIEAFLEQFLVALSRIRQGMPWEKGVWITPLAEPERPAYLRALLDDALALGARVLNPGGGTCVGSFFRPALVAPVTPAMRLYREEQFGPLVPVAPFAEFSAIDDFLRDSDYAQQISLFGRDEGELAPLIDGLVNRVARVNLNCKCQRGPDCLPFTGRKDSAVGTLAVGEALDAFSFPALVAARDGREDRALLDALGDDGRSNFLRERRDRN